A section of the Sporomusaceae bacterium FL31 genome encodes:
- a CDS encoding aldo/keto reductase: MLYRNFGKTNEQVSVLGFGCMRLPTIGSDPTHIDEEKAIPMIRYAIDAGVNYVDTAYPYHGTGFTHGGASEPFVAKALKDGYRERVKLATKLPSWLIKSREDMDRYLNEQLDRLQTDYIDFYLVHSLNAGTWPVLKEAGISDFLNQAMKDGRIKHAGFSFHDQVGLFKEIVDYYDWSFCQIQYNYLDEDYQAGKEGLKYAAAKGLGITIMEPLRGGNLANLPQAANDMLSQADISRTPAEWALRWVWNHPEVSVVLSGMTTMDQVVENVKVADDAIALSLTAKELELVDGVKNLFQERIRVNCTACSYCMPCPEGIHIPNCFSMYNDHWVFDGTPAAKQRYKILSKLAAPASKCVECGKCESHCPQSIPIREELKHVSALFE; the protein is encoded by the coding sequence ATGTTGTACAGAAATTTTGGCAAAACGAACGAGCAGGTCTCCGTACTGGGGTTTGGCTGTATGCGGCTGCCGACTATTGGCAGCGATCCGACCCATATTGATGAAGAAAAAGCTATCCCCATGATTCGATATGCCATTGATGCAGGGGTCAATTATGTGGATACGGCGTATCCTTATCATGGGACAGGTTTTACACATGGCGGCGCAAGTGAGCCTTTTGTTGCTAAAGCTTTAAAAGACGGTTACAGGGAACGCGTTAAATTAGCCACAAAGCTTCCTAGTTGGTTGATTAAAAGTAGAGAAGATATGGATCGATATCTTAATGAACAACTGGATCGACTTCAAACCGACTACATAGATTTTTATCTAGTTCATTCACTGAATGCTGGTACATGGCCTGTGTTAAAGGAAGCAGGGATTAGTGATTTCCTGAATCAGGCCATGAAAGATGGCAGGATTAAGCATGCCGGTTTTTCTTTTCATGATCAGGTAGGTCTCTTTAAAGAAATTGTAGATTATTATGATTGGTCTTTCTGTCAGATTCAGTATAACTATTTAGATGAAGACTATCAGGCAGGCAAAGAAGGGCTAAAGTATGCGGCTGCCAAAGGTCTTGGCATTACGATTATGGAACCGTTACGCGGTGGCAATCTTGCCAATCTTCCACAAGCAGCTAATGATATGTTAAGTCAAGCTGATATCAGCAGAACACCGGCGGAATGGGCTTTACGGTGGGTTTGGAATCATCCTGAGGTCTCAGTAGTATTAAGCGGTATGACCACCATGGATCAGGTTGTGGAAAATGTAAAAGTGGCTGACGATGCAATCGCGCTTTCTCTGACGGCGAAAGAGCTTGAACTTGTAGATGGCGTAAAGAATCTTTTCCAAGAAAGAATTCGAGTGAATTGTACTGCCTGTTCTTATTGTATGCCGTGTCCTGAAGGGATACATATTCCCAACTGTTTCTCGATGTACAATGACCATTGGGTATTTGACGGTACTCCAGCAGCAAAACAGCGCTACAAGATTTTATCAAAGCTTGCAGCTCCTGCATCGAAATGTGTAGAATGCGGTAAATGCGAAAGTCATTGTCCTCAGAGTATTCCAATACGGGAAGAATTAAAGCATGTCTCAGCATTATTTGAATAA